The following are encoded together in the Bacillus sp. V2I10 genome:
- the fliF gene encoding flagellar basal-body MS-ring/collar protein FliF, whose amino-acid sequence MNQKLMEFRNKIVQVWTERTKAQNAFIISGIAALLLFIGIGSYMASNPNLVALYKDLSPQETGQIKETLDAQGIQSKIADNGATILVPSEMVDNLKVELAAEGIPNSGVIDYSFFGQNIGFGMTDNEFDVLKLKATQTELSNLIKGIEGVHDAKVMINLPKESVFVNEDNGSSTASIVLSMKPGIQLDQTKVNALYHLVSKSVPGLSTDNIVIMDQNFAYFDLKNDKNIPFVENISTQHDLKTKIERDIQRQVQKMLGTMMGQDKVIVSVTADLDFTQENREENIVEPVDKENMEGLAVSVERITETYTGEGAPEGGVTGAGEDDVPGYEAVQGEGTGDYEKIEERINNEVNRVKKEIVESPYKVRDLGIQVMVEPPSSDDPSSLSAESVNDIEKLLGTIIRTSINKDETAEPLTDEQIEEKISVSVQPFAGKMDLLDETKSFLPVWLYAAGGILLLIIIILLFLLFRKKRKAEDEYEEEDIFVQEKLILPDVNDEHESETSVRRKQLEKMAREKPEDFAKLLRSWLTEE is encoded by the coding sequence ATGAATCAGAAGTTAATGGAATTTAGAAATAAAATAGTACAGGTTTGGACTGAACGCACGAAAGCACAAAATGCTTTTATCATTAGCGGAATTGCTGCTTTGCTTCTTTTTATTGGAATTGGATCTTATATGGCATCAAATCCCAATCTTGTAGCGCTTTATAAAGATCTATCACCCCAAGAGACAGGTCAAATAAAGGAAACGCTGGATGCTCAAGGGATTCAATCAAAAATCGCAGATAATGGTGCAACAATATTGGTGCCCTCTGAGATGGTTGACAATCTAAAAGTTGAGCTTGCAGCTGAAGGAATCCCGAACAGCGGTGTGATCGACTATTCGTTTTTTGGTCAAAATATTGGATTTGGGATGACAGATAACGAATTTGATGTTTTGAAGCTGAAAGCCACACAAACAGAACTTTCAAATTTAATAAAAGGTATTGAGGGAGTACATGACGCAAAGGTCATGATAAATCTTCCGAAAGAATCTGTTTTTGTTAATGAAGACAATGGCTCATCTACCGCCTCTATTGTCTTAAGTATGAAGCCCGGAATACAGCTTGATCAGACAAAGGTAAATGCCCTTTACCATCTCGTTTCAAAAAGTGTTCCTGGTCTATCTACAGATAATATCGTCATTATGGATCAAAATTTTGCGTATTTTGATTTAAAAAATGATAAAAATATTCCTTTTGTTGAAAATATTTCCACTCAGCATGATTTGAAAACGAAAATTGAGCGGGATATTCAGCGTCAAGTCCAAAAAATGCTCGGAACGATGATGGGTCAGGATAAAGTAATTGTATCTGTTACTGCTGATTTAGACTTTACCCAGGAAAACAGAGAAGAAAACATCGTTGAGCCTGTTGATAAGGAAAACATGGAAGGTCTTGCGGTAAGTGTAGAAAGAATTACTGAGACATATACAGGCGAAGGTGCACCTGAAGGCGGCGTTACCGGAGCTGGAGAAGATGATGTGCCTGGCTATGAAGCTGTCCAGGGTGAAGGTACAGGGGATTATGAAAAAATAGAAGAACGAATAAATAATGAAGTAAACCGTGTTAAGAAAGAAATCGTTGAAAGTCCATATAAGGTTCGTGATTTAGGAATTCAAGTCATGGTTGAACCACCTTCTTCAGATGATCCAAGTTCATTATCTGCTGAAAGTGTAAATGACATTGAAAAGCTCCTTGGGACGATCATCCGTACTTCGATTAATAAGGATGAAACGGCAGAGCCGCTTACAGATGAACAGATAGAGGAGAAAATATCCGTTTCCGTACAACCGTTTGCAGGGAAAATGGACCTGTTGGATGAGACGAAATCATTTCTTCCAGTCTGGCTTTATGCGGCGGGTGGAATTCTCTTGCTGATCATTATTATCCTTCTGTTTTTATTATTTAGAAAAAAACGCAAAGCAGAAGACGAATATGAAGAAGAAGACATTTTTGTACAAGAGAAATTGATCCTGCCCGATGTAAATGATGAGCATGAAAGTGAGACATCTGTAAGGAGAAAACAATTAGAAAAAATGGCCAGAGAAAAACCGGAAGATTTTGCAAAGCTGCTCAGATCTTGGCTGACGGAAGAATAG
- the fliI gene encoding flagellar protein export ATPase FliI has protein sequence MKAEELISKIDTLESYKRYGKVTKVIGLMIESRGPESSIGDLCYIHTGSNKESAIPAEVVGFKGENVLLMPFEHLSQISPGSIVEATNDSLKIKAGSGLIGQVVDAYGHPLNLAPLPKGLTPISTEQSPPNPMRRPPINEPMEVGVRVIDSLLTVGKGQRVGIFAGSGVGKSTLMGMIARNTKADLNVIALIGERGREVREFIEKDLGEEGLKRSIVVVATSDQPALMRMKASYTATAIAEYFRDKGLNVMFMMDSVTRVAMAQREIGLAVGEPPTTKGYTPSVFAVLPKLLERTGTNEKGTITAFYTVLVDGDDMNEPIADTVRGILDGHIVLDRSLANKGQFPAVNVLKSISRVMNQIVSDHQKKNAAKLRELLATYMNSEDLINIGAYKRGSNREIDDAIRFYPKIISFLKQDVHDKITFAESAASLERLIEKGENG, from the coding sequence TTGAAAGCAGAGGAGTTAATCTCGAAAATAGATACCCTGGAATCTTATAAAAGATATGGAAAAGTAACCAAAGTGATTGGACTTATGATTGAGTCAAGAGGCCCGGAAAGTTCAATAGGAGATTTATGCTATATCCATACAGGTTCCAATAAGGAATCAGCCATTCCGGCTGAAGTGGTTGGATTCAAAGGGGAAAACGTCCTATTGATGCCATTTGAGCATCTTTCACAGATTTCACCAGGCAGTATCGTGGAAGCAACAAATGACTCTTTGAAAATAAAAGCAGGTTCTGGTTTGATCGGTCAAGTTGTAGATGCGTATGGCCATCCTCTAAATCTAGCCCCTTTGCCTAAAGGTTTAACGCCAATATCTACTGAACAAAGTCCTCCAAACCCTATGAGAAGACCTCCAATAAATGAGCCGATGGAAGTAGGCGTTCGCGTGATCGACAGCCTGCTGACTGTAGGAAAAGGTCAGCGTGTAGGGATTTTTGCGGGAAGCGGCGTAGGGAAAAGTACACTCATGGGAATGATTGCAAGAAATACAAAAGCGGATCTGAATGTGATCGCTCTAATAGGAGAGCGCGGCCGCGAAGTCAGGGAATTCATTGAAAAGGATCTGGGAGAAGAAGGGCTTAAGCGTTCTATTGTAGTAGTGGCAACCTCAGATCAGCCGGCTTTAATGAGAATGAAAGCTTCATATACTGCTACAGCCATCGCTGAATATTTCCGGGATAAAGGCTTGAATGTCATGTTTATGATGGATTCTGTTACAAGGGTTGCCATGGCACAAAGAGAGATAGGACTCGCAGTCGGCGAACCTCCAACAACCAAAGGCTATACACCAAGTGTTTTTGCCGTCCTGCCCAAGCTATTAGAGCGGACAGGCACAAACGAGAAAGGAACCATTACTGCTTTTTATACCGTGCTTGTAGATGGTGACGATATGAATGAGCCGATTGCGGATACAGTGCGCGGAATACTCGATGGACACATCGTGCTTGACCGCAGCTTGGCTAACAAAGGCCAGTTTCCGGCAGTCAACGTATTAAAAAGTATAAGCAGGGTAATGAATCAAATTGTTTCTGATCATCAGAAAAAGAATGCGGCAAAACTAAGAGAATTACTGGCCACTTATATGAATTCTGAAGACTTGATTAATATTGGAGCTTACAAAAGAGGTTCGAACAGGGAGATTGATGATGCCATCCGATTTTATCCGAAGATCATTTCATTTTTAAAACAGGATGTGCACGATAAAATCACTTTTGCAGAGAGCGCAGCCTCATTAGAACGATTGATTGAAAAAGGTGAGAATGGGTGA
- the flgD gene encoding flagellar hook assembly protein FlgD, which yields MTQNTIDAGLLLSSTNTAERFGGKSSLGKDDFLKILIAQLQNQDPLNPMEDKEFISQMASFSSLEQMTNMSTQLSDFIQLQVNDGILKYSEMIGKQVEWESSEGKSSGIVKSIKQSGADIILEMQDGQEVPSALITKVTVQNS from the coding sequence ATGACTCAAAACACAATTGATGCAGGACTGCTCTTATCTTCTACTAATACAGCAGAAAGATTCGGGGGAAAATCCAGCTTAGGTAAAGACGACTTCTTGAAAATCTTGATTGCCCAGCTTCAAAATCAGGATCCGCTTAATCCAATGGAAGATAAAGAGTTCATTTCTCAGATGGCCAGTTTTTCTTCACTTGAACAAATGACAAATATGAGTACTCAGCTCAGTGATTTTATTCAGCTTCAAGTGAATGATGGTATTTTAAAGTACTCTGAAATGATAGGAAAACAAGTTGAGTGGGAGTCAAGTGAAGGCAAGTCTTCCGGAATCGTTAAATCCATTAAACAGTCAGGTGCAGATATTATTCTGGAAATGCAGGATGGACAAGAAGTGCCAAGCGCTTTGATTACAAAAGTGACAGTTCAGAATTCATAA
- a CDS encoding flagellar hook-length control protein FliK yields the protein MKISADSLNTGTVWQNAHQKSEQSASFQTLFDGLQLTEQEDHSSVAVSEKIYEENHPEFDFNEFEEEIKGFLTTIPLEEGYFIQSPLLNQKITQLAELADEDEGHIILTILTHSESMENIFAQLNEQPAAVSVILLTVMAGIMQLPGSKEITELKNELISYFHRDRPDLIMKDSSLAEAIKIFNEYDQSGNQMSRTAENNRSGLVHTPVNENLIQAELTSKVRDPVKNMMEEMPLSAQKYELPKMTGQYNSQNLNGDSNEAILLVNTEERYRIYSLGQNIGAPPIKMFNKIKTAGTEGNKNLPVSGMTGQDVQRNLSFSESGLQINTGKAEGFSTSDKEIPAPQNKQLFNNQVTEAFKRSKPLFKAIGSSQMTIRLAPEHLGMLTIKLQQQDGKTIAKIITSTQSAKELVEQGIHQLKQVLPAISIQVDRFEIYSEQLEPSFNRSHEEADQHRREQDRSRKESKEDERDTFKAHLNMLT from the coding sequence GTGAAAATTTCTGCTGACTCACTAAATACCGGGACTGTATGGCAGAACGCGCATCAAAAAAGTGAACAATCTGCTTCTTTTCAAACCCTTTTTGATGGCTTGCAGCTTACTGAACAAGAAGATCATTCATCAGTTGCTGTATCCGAAAAGATTTATGAAGAGAATCATCCAGAATTTGATTTTAACGAATTTGAAGAGGAAATAAAGGGTTTTTTAACGACTATACCTTTGGAAGAAGGGTACTTCATTCAATCTCCATTGTTAAATCAGAAAATCACTCAATTAGCAGAGCTAGCAGATGAGGATGAAGGCCATATTATCCTTACAATCTTAACTCATTCTGAATCTATGGAGAATATTTTCGCTCAGCTGAACGAACAGCCGGCTGCAGTATCAGTGATACTGCTTACAGTGATGGCTGGAATTATGCAGTTGCCTGGATCAAAAGAAATAACGGAGCTTAAAAATGAACTGATTTCCTATTTTCATAGAGATCGGCCGGATCTTATAATGAAGGACTCTTCTCTTGCAGAGGCAATAAAGATTTTTAATGAATATGATCAGAGCGGAAATCAAATGAGCAGAACTGCAGAAAATAATCGTTCCGGTCTTGTGCATACTCCTGTAAATGAGAATTTAATACAAGCGGAATTAACCTCAAAAGTAAGAGATCCTGTTAAAAACATGATGGAAGAAATGCCTCTCTCAGCACAAAAATATGAACTTCCTAAAATGACTGGCCAATATAATAGCCAGAATCTGAATGGTGACAGCAATGAAGCAATTTTATTAGTAAATACAGAAGAACGTTATCGTATTTACTCATTAGGACAAAACATTGGTGCACCTCCAATTAAAATGTTTAATAAAATCAAAACAGCAGGCACTGAGGGCAATAAGAATTTACCTGTTTCAGGCATGACAGGTCAAGATGTGCAAAGAAATCTCTCTTTTTCAGAAAGTGGTTTACAAATAAATACAGGAAAAGCAGAAGGTTTCTCAACATCAGATAAAGAGATTCCAGCCCCTCAAAATAAGCAGTTATTTAATAATCAAGTTACAGAAGCTTTTAAACGGTCCAAACCGCTATTTAAAGCTATTGGTTCATCTCAGATGACCATCCGTTTAGCTCCAGAACATTTAGGGATGCTGACAATAAAACTTCAGCAGCAGGATGGAAAAACGATTGCGAAGATCATTACTTCCACACAATCCGCAAAGGAGCTGGTTGAACAAGGCATTCATCAACTGAAACAAGTACTTCCAGCTATCAGTATTCAGGTTGACAGGTTTGAAATATATAGCGAACAGCTGGAGCCTTCATTTAATCGCAGTCATGAAGAAGCTGATCAACATCGCCGTGAACAAGACAGATCAAGAAAAGAATCAAAAGAAGATGAAAGAGATACGTTTAAAGCACATTTAAATATGCTGACGTAA
- the flgG gene encoding flagellar basal body rod protein FlgG — protein MLRSMYSGVSGMKNFQTKLDVIGNNIANVNTYGFKKGRVTYKDLINQQIAGASAATNNSSGMNAKQVGLGSALSSIDTIHTAGSNQTTGRTLDLALAGDGFFVVGTIKDLDAVGLDTKDEMKDNKIADGTPIDDAIDLHYTRSGNFYLDDKGYLVTSDGLYLIGKAGEKPEDENGEWGEDVSESAGLIQVPLTAKSFNIGPDGKVSFVDAEGNLKVAGQILVANFANEGGLEKVGGNLYKQSSNSGTLNTNEEDGVQVDELSIPGQDGAAAIMAGMLEMSNVDLADEFTEMIVAQRGFQSNTKIITTSDEILQELMNLKR, from the coding sequence ATGTTGCGTTCAATGTACTCTGGTGTAAGCGGTATGAAAAATTTTCAGACAAAACTTGATGTGATTGGAAATAACATCGCAAACGTTAATACTTATGGTTTCAAAAAAGGCCGAGTTACCTATAAGGATTTAATAAACCAGCAAATTGCAGGCGCCAGTGCAGCAACAAATAATTCAAGCGGAATGAACGCGAAACAGGTAGGCCTTGGTTCAGCCCTGAGCTCTATTGATACCATTCACACTGCTGGTTCTAATCAAACGACCGGCCGTACACTGGATCTTGCGTTGGCGGGTGATGGATTTTTTGTAGTTGGAACGATTAAAGATTTAGATGCTGTAGGTTTAGATACAAAAGACGAAATGAAAGATAATAAAATTGCAGATGGGACTCCAATAGATGATGCAATTGATTTACACTACACGCGATCTGGGAATTTTTATTTAGATGATAAAGGTTATCTGGTTACTTCTGATGGGTTATATCTAATCGGAAAAGCGGGTGAAAAACCTGAGGATGAAAATGGGGAATGGGGAGAAGATGTTTCTGAGTCTGCGGGACTTATTCAAGTTCCATTGACTGCTAAAAGTTTCAATATTGGTCCTGATGGAAAGGTTAGCTTTGTAGATGCTGAAGGAAATTTAAAGGTGGCAGGACAAATTCTTGTAGCAAATTTTGCAAATGAAGGCGGTCTTGAGAAAGTTGGCGGTAATTTATATAAGCAATCCAGCAACTCAGGGACTCTTAATACTAACGAAGAGGATGGGGTACAGGTCGACGAACTTTCAATTCCTGGCCAAGACGGTGCAGCAGCAATTATGGCCGGAATGCTCGAAATGTCGAACGTAGACCTTGCGGATGAATTCACAGAAATGATTGTGGCTCAGCGCGGATTCCAGTCAAATACAAAAATTATTACGACTTCTGATGAAATTCTTCAGGAATTAATGAATTTAAAACGTTAA
- the fliG gene encoding flagellar motor switch protein FliG: MVRRAHNGRLTGKQKAAILLISLGPDVAASVYKHLSEEEIERLTLEISGVRNVDSQNKEEIIEEFHQIAMAQEFISQGGISYAKQILEKALGEDRASSIIHRLTSSLQVKPFDFARKADPAQIFNFIQGEYPQTIALILSYLDPVQSGQILSGLPHEQQADIARRIAKMDRTSPEIINEVEQILERKLSSSVTQDYTQTGGVEAVVEVLNGVDRSTEKTILDSLEIQDPELAEEIKKRMFVFEDIVTLDSRAIQRVIRDVENEDLMLSLKVASEEVKEVVFKNMSKRMAETFREEMEFMGPVRLRDVEEAQSRIVAVIRRLEDAGEIVIARGGGDDIIV; encoded by the coding sequence ATGGTAAGAAGAGCACACAATGGAAGACTTACTGGGAAGCAAAAAGCCGCCATCCTTCTGATTTCCCTTGGTCCGGATGTAGCTGCATCTGTTTATAAGCATCTATCAGAAGAGGAAATTGAACGTCTGACTCTTGAAATCTCAGGAGTCAGAAATGTAGATTCTCAAAATAAAGAAGAAATCATTGAAGAGTTTCATCAAATTGCGATGGCTCAGGAATTTATCTCTCAGGGAGGCATCTCTTACGCGAAACAGATTCTCGAAAAAGCTTTGGGAGAAGATCGGGCATCAAGCATCATTCACAGGCTGACATCTTCACTGCAGGTTAAACCTTTTGATTTTGCAAGAAAAGCTGATCCTGCACAGATCTTTAATTTTATACAGGGGGAGTATCCCCAAACAATTGCCCTTATTTTATCTTATTTGGACCCCGTACAATCGGGCCAGATCTTATCGGGCTTGCCGCATGAGCAGCAGGCTGATATTGCAAGGCGCATCGCTAAAATGGATCGTACTTCACCGGAGATTATCAATGAAGTGGAACAGATCCTTGAGCGGAAATTATCATCATCTGTCACTCAGGATTATACACAGACAGGCGGCGTCGAAGCTGTAGTTGAAGTTCTTAACGGTGTAGACCGCAGTACAGAAAAGACCATTCTTGATTCTCTCGAAATACAAGATCCGGAACTTGCAGAGGAAATAAAAAAGAGAATGTTTGTATTTGAAGATATTGTGACACTTGACAGCAGAGCGATTCAGCGTGTCATCCGCGACGTGGAGAACGAGGACTTAATGCTTTCTCTGAAAGTTGCAAGCGAGGAAGTAAAAGAAGTTGTCTTTAAAAATATGTCAAAGAGAATGGCAGAGACATTTAGAGAAGAAATGGAGTTTATGGGTCCAGTCAGACTTCGTGATGTTGAAGAAGCTCAGTCACGCATCGTTGCAGTTATACGCAGACTTGAAGACGCCGGTGAGATCGTAATCGCCCGCGGCGGAGGAGATGATATCATTGTCTAA
- the fliE gene encoding flagellar hook-basal body complex protein FliE, whose protein sequence is MIQAISPFQMQSVKESQNQDVQNNNQTQQTSFSDFLTQSINEVNSMQVKSDQMTAALAKGKNVQLQDVMIATEKASVTMLATIEIRNKAVEAYQEMMRMQM, encoded by the coding sequence ATGATTCAAGCTATATCACCCTTTCAGATGCAGAGTGTTAAGGAAAGTCAAAATCAGGACGTTCAAAATAATAATCAAACTCAACAGACCTCATTTTCCGATTTCTTAACACAATCGATCAATGAAGTGAATTCCATGCAGGTGAAATCAGATCAAATGACCGCTGCATTAGCAAAAGGGAAAAATGTTCAATTGCAGGATGTTATGATTGCCACTGAAAAGGCGAGTGTAACCATGCTTGCAACAATTGAAATCAGAAATAAAGCCGTAGAAGCATATCAGGAAATGATGAGAATGCAAATGTAA
- the flgB gene encoding flagellar basal body rod protein FlgB, whose amino-acid sequence MKIFSETIHSLENAVNRSAVKQKVISQNIANVDTPNYKSKEIDFKQSLDSEVSRLLAKKTDQRHLSFGSGQESYSIKSKANTSYQANGNNVDIDREMSDLAENQIYYNALIDRLSSKYNSLKTVIRGGS is encoded by the coding sequence ATGAAAATTTTTTCTGAAACCATTCATTCGCTTGAAAATGCTGTGAATCGATCTGCAGTTAAGCAAAAAGTAATTAGTCAAAATATTGCCAATGTAGATACTCCCAATTATAAATCGAAAGAAATTGACTTCAAACAGTCCTTAGATTCTGAAGTGAGCAGGCTTCTAGCTAAAAAGACTGATCAGCGTCATCTTTCTTTCGGATCAGGACAAGAATCCTACTCGATTAAATCCAAAGCAAACACATCCTACCAGGCAAACGGCAATAATGTAGACATAGATCGTGAAATGTCAGACTTGGCTGAAAATCAAATTTACTACAATGCACTTATTGACCGTTTAAGCAGTAAATATAACTCGCTTAAAACGGTGATTAGAGGAGGAAGCTGA
- the flgC gene encoding flagellar basal body rod protein FlgC: protein MNIFSQLNTTASALTAQRLRMDVISSNMANADTTRAVFENGEWQPYRRKMVVTEPNGNTFLSHLHRAQGKAASDMSGVKVTEIKEDQTPFKLVFDPEHPDANDQGYVELPNVDPLKEMVDLMSSTRSYEANATVFNASKDMLMKTLELGK from the coding sequence ATGAATATTTTCAGTCAGTTAAATACAACCGCTTCTGCTCTAACAGCGCAGAGATTAAGAATGGATGTCATCTCATCCAATATGGCAAATGCGGATACAACAAGAGCTGTCTTTGAAAATGGCGAATGGCAGCCCTACCGGCGCAAAATGGTCGTAACTGAGCCAAATGGAAATACGTTTTTATCTCACTTACATAGAGCACAGGGTAAAGCGGCAAGTGACATGTCTGGTGTAAAGGTCACAGAAATCAAGGAGGATCAAACTCCATTTAAACTGGTATTTGATCCTGAACACCCGGATGCAAATGATCAAGGATATGTAGAGCTCCCCAACGTTGATCCTTTAAAAGAAATGGTTGATTTAATGAGCAGTACACGGTCATACGAGGCAAATGCAACAGTTTTTAACGCTTCTAAAGACATGCTGATGAAAACATTAGAATTAGGAAAGTAG
- the fliJ gene encoding flagellar export protein FliJ — translation MKYTYRFQKVLELKENEKEKSLEDYNRSVSEFEKAAEKLYDCLKKKEVLEERTVRQLNTGMPVQEIRHFQQFVTNLEKTITHYQRLVVMTRENMNEKQLELTEKNIEVKKYEKMKEKHYEVHLEHVKTSESKFMDNLSIQAFALRGN, via the coding sequence GTGAAATATACATACCGGTTTCAAAAAGTGCTTGAATTAAAAGAAAATGAAAAAGAAAAGTCTCTTGAAGACTATAACCGTTCTGTTTCTGAATTTGAAAAAGCCGCAGAAAAGCTGTATGACTGCCTGAAGAAAAAAGAGGTGCTCGAAGAGAGAACCGTAAGGCAGCTGAACACAGGCATGCCTGTACAGGAAATCCGCCATTTTCAGCAGTTTGTCACTAATTTAGAAAAAACGATTACCCATTATCAGCGGCTGGTCGTTATGACAAGAGAAAACATGAATGAAAAACAGCTTGAGCTTACTGAAAAAAATATTGAAGTAAAGAAATATGAAAAAATGAAAGAAAAGCATTATGAAGTACATCTCGAACATGTGAAAACGTCAGAATCAAAGTTCATGGATAATCTCTCGATTCAGGCCTTTGCACTTCGGGGAAATTAG
- a CDS encoding MotE family protein, producing the protein MKNNENDSSKLQWTFFVIVIPFIFTITFITVILTVAGVDVAGKMKEVILHLPGTPEHTSVHEEKNSKNADASLTAELEEENKLQKTTIEKQQQEISALENDADLKVREIQQLSQEVKSLKEQLLGRENKEKEGKDIAKLYEKMSSKKAAEIIPFLSDEEALLILTSIKDDQLIAVMEKMSAEDAAKYTKMLAKS; encoded by the coding sequence GTGAAAAACAATGAGAATGATTCAAGCAAGCTTCAATGGACATTTTTTGTAATTGTCATTCCATTCATATTTACTATTACGTTCATTACGGTCATCTTAACAGTCGCAGGCGTTGATGTGGCAGGGAAAATGAAAGAAGTGATCTTGCATCTGCCGGGAACTCCAGAACATACGAGCGTACATGAGGAAAAAAACAGCAAGAATGCAGATGCCTCCCTTACAGCAGAGCTTGAGGAAGAAAATAAGCTTCAAAAAACCACCATTGAAAAACAGCAGCAGGAAATATCTGCCCTGGAAAATGACGCTGACCTTAAAGTGAGAGAAATTCAGCAGCTCAGCCAAGAAGTAAAGTCCCTCAAAGAACAGCTGCTTGGAAGAGAAAACAAAGAAAAAGAAGGAAAAGATATCGCTAAACTCTATGAAAAGATGTCCAGCAAAAAAGCCGCTGAAATCATCCCGTTTTTATCAGATGAAGAGGCATTACTGATTTTAACTTCCATTAAAGATGATCAGCTCATTGCAGTGATGGAAAAAATGTCAGCTGAGGATGCTGCGAAATATACAAAAATGCTTGCAAAATCCTGA
- the fliH gene encoding flagellar assembly protein FliH, with protein MSKLIKSAHAFQQEDAKKSILLQTIDFSPPSNVRENPELSVKAKVFLQQASEEAEILVQKAKAEAKSIRNIIEAERQQWNSEREMQKEEARQDGYLAGLNAGKEEGYMQYISHLEDAREIVQQSKEDYIGKIVSAEETIVKLAVKLAEKLIFIEMEEHPEWFLELVKKALNEVREYPEIKIFVHPIHYGHVLKQKNELENMLMSKSDLFIFPDDALPKGSCQIESPFGKVDAGIDVQLQQLKQQMLELVGEE; from the coding sequence TTGTCTAAATTGATTAAATCGGCCCATGCATTTCAGCAGGAAGACGCAAAAAAATCAATTTTATTACAGACAATCGACTTCAGTCCTCCTTCAAATGTAAGAGAAAATCCAGAACTGTCGGTGAAAGCAAAAGTATTTTTGCAGCAGGCAAGCGAGGAAGCTGAAATCCTTGTTCAAAAAGCTAAAGCTGAAGCGAAAAGCATCCGAAATATTATAGAGGCTGAGCGGCAGCAATGGAATTCTGAGCGGGAGATGCAAAAAGAAGAAGCGAGACAAGATGGATACCTTGCCGGTCTGAATGCCGGAAAAGAAGAAGGCTACATGCAATACATCTCCCATCTTGAAGATGCACGGGAAATTGTTCAGCAATCAAAGGAAGATTATATCGGCAAAATTGTTTCAGCTGAAGAAACGATCGTCAAGCTTGCTGTTAAATTGGCTGAGAAGCTGATTTTTATTGAAATGGAAGAACATCCGGAGTGGTTTTTGGAGCTTGTTAAAAAAGCATTAAATGAAGTTCGCGAGTATCCTGAAATTAAAATTTTTGTTCATCCGATACATTATGGTCATGTTTTAAAACAAAAAAATGAATTAGAGAATATGCTTATGTCTAAATCAGACTTGTTTATATTTCCTGATGATGCATTGCCGAAAGGAAGCTGTCAAATTGAATCACCTTTTGGAAAGGTGGATGCAGGAATCGATGTACAGCTTCAGCAGCTGAAGCAGCAAATGCTTGAATTGGTTGGAGAGGAATGA